CTCTAAACAGAACCTTAGATTATCTGTCTCCAAGAGACAAGGATGGACATGGAACTCATACATCATCAACAGCAGGAGGTAAAAAGGTTCCAAATGCCTCTGCCATTGGTGGCTTTGCATCTGGCACAGCCTCGGGTGGGGCCCCACTCGCACGGCTTGCAATGTACAAAGTCTGTTGGGCTATTCCAAGGGAAGGGAAAGAAGATGGGAACACTTGCTTTGATGAAGACATGTTAGCAGCACTGGATGATGCTATTGCAGATGGTGTTGATGTTATTAGTATTTCCATTGGAACAAAACAGCCTCAGCCTTTTGATCAAGACAGCATTGCAATTGGAGCACTTCATGCCATGAAGAAGAATATAGTTGTATCTTGTAGTGCTGGAAATTCAGGGCCTGCACCTTCTACATTGTCTAATACAGCTCCTTGGATTATCACTGTTGGTGCAAGCAGTGTTGACAGGAAATTTTTGTCACCAATTGTACTAGGAAATGGCAAGAAATTCATGGTAAGCCGAAACTATTACACACGTAACACAAGAAAACATGAGAAGAAACATGATAATCTATTCAATTTTCGACTactctttcatctaaaacaattaAACACTAGGATTAGAACATGTTTCCTAAATTGCAGCCGTTCTTCGTTTTGTATGTTATGCATGAAATCAGGGAGAAACAGTTACACCTTACAAgctgaagaagaagatgtaCCCTCTAGTTTATGCCGGAGAAGTGATCAACACTAACGTAACCAAAGATTTAGCAGGGTACTCTCCTTCCTTCCTTCCTTCCaagtttcaatatttttcacatGATTATATCAAACAATATCTGAACTTTTGCAAAAACATTTCAGGCAATGTTTACCAGGTTCTCTTTCGCCAGAAAAGGCCAAGGGGAAAATAGTAATGTGCTTGAGAGGGAATGGGACAAGAGTAGGAAAAGGTGGAGAAGTGAAAAGGGCAGGAGGAATTGGTTACATACTAGGAAATAGTAAAGCAAATGGGGCTGAGTTAGCAGCAGATGCTCATCTTCTTCCAGCCACAGCAGTGGACTATAAAAGTGGAGTTCAGATTCTCAACTACATCAGTTCTACAAAGTCCCCTGTAGCTTATATAGTCCCAGCTAAAACAGTTTTGCATGCTAAACCAGCACCTTACATGGCTTCATTCACTAGTAGAGGTCCAAGTGCAGTTGCACCGGATATCCTCAAGGTCAGAATTTACAATATAAGAAACTGAAAGACATTTACCTGATTTGTAATATATGCATTGTCTTCTAAATAAAATTCTGATTTGTGCTCTTTCCACAGCCGGATATCACGGCACCAGGGCTGAATATATTGGCAGCATGGAGTGGAGGATCATCCCCTACGAAGCTAGATATTGACAACCGTGTAGTTGAGTATAACATACTCTCAGGTACTTCCATGTCTTGCCCTCATGTTGGGGGGGCCGCAGCACTTTTGAAGGCTATACATCCCACTTGGAGCAGTGCTGCAATAAGATCTGCTCTCATAACCTCAGGTACCTTTAACTGCCTCTGAAATTCGTCAGGGAATAGAAGTTGAACTCTTCTTTTGTCCATAAATTTCCACTCTATACTGATTTAATCAATGTATATTTTCAGCTGAATTACAAAATAATGTTGGTGAGCAAATAACTGATGCATCTGGGAAGCCAGCAGATCCATTCCAGTTCGGAGGAGGGCATTTCAGGCCATCAAAGGCAGCAGATCCTGGACTTGTCTACGATGCTTCCTACCAAGACTATCTTCTCTTCCTGTGTGCCTCTGGTGTTAAGGATCTTGACAAATCCTTCAAGTGTCCTAAGAAATCACATTCGCCTAGAGACCTAAATTACCCGTCTCTGGCTATTCCAAATCTCAATGACACTGTGACTGCTAGAAGAAGATTAACAAATGTTGGTGCACCAAAGAGCATTTACTATGCCAGTGCCAAACCTCCATTGGGATTCTCTATTGAGATTTCACCACCCGTCTTGTCTTTTAACCACGTTGGCTCCAAGAGGACGTTCACTATCACTGTGAAAGCTCACCGTGACATAATGGATAGAATTCCGAAAGATCAGTATGTGTTTGGATGGTATTCCTGGAATGATGGAATCCATAATGTTAGGAGTCCAATTGCTATAAAATTGGCATAAATACTCAAACCCATAGCAGTATAGGGGTATATAGTGCTCTGTTTTCCCTCAATTGGTGCACATAACTTTACTTTAGTTACATCTGAAGCAAAGATATCTCGCTAGAGAATAAAATCAGTGCATTTCTCATTTCTATCTAATGAAGTCTCAGTATGAACTTGCTTCCCTGGCGTTGTACTCATCCCTGCAGTAGAGTTTTGAGAATGTAACATGGAAAAAAGGTGTCACAAGACgatgagaaaattgaaattcaTGATTTGATTGATTACATGAATACTTTATACCATTAATAGTTGTATGGGAACGTCTCTGTACAAGAAATTTAGATACAAACATGTTAAGACCAACAGAACTAAAACCAATCTTTGTACTGAAAAACCCAATGATATCAGTATAACGGGGAAAATCTCTTTCACTATGAGGTGTAGTATGGTTTGGTAGTCTTGCTTCTGCTGCATAAGAAATCAACTGCGATGAGGTTACACTTTCATCAATCTTGTGGACTTCTAGTTATGTCTTGTATCATCAGCCAAGTAGAGTCATCGTATTCAATACACAATCTCACCAGGGATATATCAACACAACTACAGCAACTTGGATTTTATCTGACAAGAGTATTTTCCAGTATGTATAATATCAACCAAGTACATACTACTCTTCCCCACCCATGCAAGGAATAGCACTTTTATTCATTCCATATCTCTTCTCACTCTTGCTCTTTCACCGTTGAAATGGACATATTTCCATCTGCTTTGATACTTTTTGAGAACCAGTTTTTGGTTATCTTCTTGGCCCAACATCTGGAAGGCTCTTGCAACTCTTCTAACTGTATCTTCATCTGGTTTTACCCCCAACTCCTCCATGTCTGCAAACACCTGAATTTTCAAAAAGCATGCttcaaaaatagaatcaaactttcgACAGTAGAGGAAATCCATTACGAAAGATAGAAGTGAGGATAATCCACAGCATCATGCTGTTCTGCAGAGAGGGAACTGAACAACCAGTTATACTTGGACCAATTAGGAAATATGCAAAAAATTTCATTTACCTCAACTATCTTGTCTGGCACATGATGATGATCATACAATGAAATCATCCTGGAGAAGAGCCGTTTCGAAACAGACCGTGTGCTTGTATGCAAAATCATATTCCATAACGTTTCTGCTTCATCTACCCTATTGTCCATATCAAATGATAGTAGAAGTGCATCATAGGTTGCCATTGTTGCACCTTGACCTTTGCTCAACATCCACTTAGCAACCTAAGCATAGAGTGTTAAAGAGCAAGTATGATTTAGTGACAAATGGCTATTCTGAAATACTTCAGTGCATAATCAAACTAGTCACCATGATCTGTCTAACAATTAAGATTCACATATACTCAATTACACGAACCACTCTTTCCTACCAAGCCGATTTAAACATGCCCCGACAATCCAGAGGAG
The Solanum stenotomum isolate F172 chromosome 12, ASM1918654v1, whole genome shotgun sequence DNA segment above includes these coding regions:
- the LOC125847777 gene encoding subtilisin-like protease SBT5.6, which translates into the protein MNSFSTLSFLLLLVLPLLASCHEKQVYIVYFGGHNGEKALHEIEENHHSYLLSVKDNEEEAKSSLIYSYKHSINGFAALLTPHQASKLSELKEVVSVYKSEPRKYSLHTTRSWEFSGVEESVAPNSLNKDDLLLKARYGKDVIIGVLDSGLWPESKSFSDEGIGPIPKSWKGICQSGDAFNSSNCNKKIIGARYYIKGYEQYYGPLNRTLDYLSPRDKDGHGTHTSSTAGGKKVPNASAIGGFASGTASGGAPLARLAMYKVCWAIPREGKEDGNTCFDEDMLAALDDAIADGVDVISISIGTKQPQPFDQDSIAIGALHAMKKNIVVSCSAGNSGPAPSTLSNTAPWIITVGASSVDRKFLSPIVLGNGKKFMGETVTPYKLKKKMYPLVYAGEVINTNVTKDLAGQCLPGSLSPEKAKGKIVMCLRGNGTRVGKGGEVKRAGGIGYILGNSKANGAELAADAHLLPATAVDYKSGVQILNYISSTKSPVAYIVPAKTVLHAKPAPYMASFTSRGPSAVAPDILKPDITAPGLNILAAWSGGSSPTKLDIDNRVVEYNILSGTSMSCPHVGGAAALLKAIHPTWSSAAIRSALITSAELQNNVGEQITDASGKPADPFQFGGGHFRPSKAADPGLVYDASYQDYLLFLCASGVKDLDKSFKCPKKSHSPRDLNYPSLAIPNLNDTVTARRRLTNVGAPKSIYYASAKPPLGFSIEISPPVLSFNHVGSKRTFTITVKAHRDIMDRIPKDQYVFGWYSWNDGIHNVRSPIAIKLA
- the LOC125847778 gene encoding pentatricopeptide repeat-containing protein At4g18975, chloroplastic; protein product: MGGSLQFHFFSCNILLKGINSTGSSEKLNVTSALKHSKKQGELSLTISAAADQKKVQKAGKVEHHLWKKRESAGSGQKALNLVRIISGLPNEKESVYGALDKWIAWETEFPLIAAAKALRILRQQQLWKRVIQVAKWMLSKGQGATMATYDALLLSFDMDNRVDEAETLWNMILHTSTRSVSKRLFSRMISLYDHHHVPDKIVEVFADMEELGVKPDEDTVRRVARAFQMLGQEDNQKLVLKKYQSRWKYVHFNGERARVRRDME